The segment GATGGAGCAGGTAAAACTTCACTCTTCCGTATTCTTACAACACTCTTACTTGCTGATAGCGGAACGGCAACTGTTGAAGGTTTGGATGTGGTGAAGGATTACAAAGCGATCAGAAAACAGGTCGGTTATATGCCGGGTCGTTTTTCATTGTACCAGGATCTTTCCGTAAAAGAGAATCTTGATTTTTTTGCAACTATTTTCAATACCTCTGTTGAAGAGAACTACGATCTCATCAAAGATATTTATTCGCAGATAGAACCATTCAAAGATCGCAAGGCAGGAAAACTTTCAGGTGGTATGAAGCAAAAGCTGGCGTTGAGTTGTGCACTCATTCATCGGCCAACTGTTTTGTTTTTAGATGAACCAACTACCGGTGTTGATGCTGTATCAAGAAAAGAATTTTGGGAAATGCTGAAACGCCTGAAAGAGCAAGGCATCACTATACTTGTTTCAACGCCTTATATGGATGAAGCGAGTA is part of the Lacibacter sediminis genome and harbors:
- a CDS encoding ABC transporter ATP-binding protein encodes the protein MQSVSVQHIIKTYGDKKQKTTALNDLSFDVAKGELFGIIGPDGAGKTSLFRILTTLLLADSGTATVEGLDVVKDYKAIRKQVGYMPGRFSLYQDLSVKENLDFFATIFNTSVEENYDLIKDIYSQIEPFKDRKAGKLSGGMKQKLALSCALIHRPTVLFLDEPTTGVDAVSRKEFWEMLKRLKEQGITILVSTPYMDEASMCDRVALVQSGSILSIDTPQQIVASFGRSMFAVRAKNMLHLLNDLKTFDAVANAYPSGIYHHVVMKNGGGADLLHQFLSSKRHAELEIVQGKPTIEDCFMQLMRN